The Rhodothermus profundi genome includes a window with the following:
- a CDS encoding alpha/beta fold hydrolase — translation MPSLFCAHTRPFPYLEAGPASAFPPVVLLYGMLGEPANWEATAQALSIAGYRVLIPLLPIYELPLQESNLPGLVTFLTRFLDSLSLERVVLAGNSLGGHLALLYALRSPERVVALVLTGASGIYEVELGTSTLRRYDREYIRERAALTFYDPCHATDELVDRVQALLHDRQKVLRLIRMARSAQSETVMARLHELTMPVLLIWGRNDRITPPEVAETFRKHLPNATLHYIDRCGHAPMIEQPVHFNRILLQFLHRHTRAVVSNGRTRSALADTSMPASPSVPSSS, via the coding sequence ATGCCTTCGCTGTTTTGTGCTCACACCAGACCTTTTCCGTACCTGGAAGCCGGGCCGGCCTCGGCTTTTCCGCCGGTTGTGTTGCTCTATGGCATGCTGGGCGAACCGGCAAACTGGGAGGCGACGGCTCAAGCGCTGAGCATAGCTGGCTACCGGGTACTGATCCCGCTACTTCCCATCTACGAATTGCCCCTGCAGGAGAGCAACCTGCCGGGTCTGGTTACCTTCCTGACACGTTTTCTGGACAGCCTCTCGCTTGAACGGGTCGTGCTGGCGGGGAATTCGCTGGGCGGACATCTGGCGCTGCTGTACGCGCTGCGCTCCCCCGAACGCGTGGTTGCCCTGGTGCTAACCGGTGCTTCGGGCATCTACGAAGTCGAACTGGGCACCTCGACGCTGCGACGCTACGACCGGGAGTATATCCGTGAGCGCGCAGCCCTGACGTTTTATGATCCCTGCCACGCGACCGACGAACTGGTGGATCGGGTGCAGGCCCTCCTTCACGACCGCCAGAAAGTACTCCGCCTGATCCGCATGGCCCGTTCAGCACAATCAGAAACCGTCATGGCGCGCCTGCACGAGCTCACCATGCCGGTGCTGCTCATCTGGGGACGTAATGACCGGATTACTCCTCCTGAAGTGGCAGAGACCTTTCGGAAACATTTACCGAACGCGACGCTGCACTATATCGACCGATGCGGACATGCCCCTATGATTGAGCAACCGGTGCACTTTAACAGGATTCTTCTGCAATTTCTGCACCGCCATACCCGAGCTGTTGTCTCAAACGGACGCACGCGGTCTGCTTTAGCGGACACGTCCATGCCCGCTTCGCCTTCTGTTCCCTCTTCTTCATAA
- a CDS encoding YtxH domain-containing protein, whose product MRKTYTTGEVVRAGLLGALLGGVVGFVMGLLIAPETGGQLRRRLTYQLEHLGERIQRLGEQLLHPPKPGEARRTGEALVASARAEAENIRQDIDALLGDLRRKRTSANS is encoded by the coding sequence ATGAGAAAAACGTACACCACAGGTGAGGTGGTTCGTGCCGGACTGCTTGGCGCGCTGCTGGGAGGAGTGGTTGGCTTTGTGATGGGCCTGCTGATTGCTCCCGAGACAGGTGGACAGTTGCGGCGACGGCTGACCTACCAGTTAGAGCATCTGGGCGAACGCATCCAACGCCTGGGGGAGCAACTGTTGCATCCGCCAAAGCCGGGCGAGGCGCGCCGCACGGGCGAAGCCCTGGTGGCGAGTGCCCGCGCTGAAGCTGAAAACATTCGTCAGGATATTGACGCCTTGCTGGGCGATCTACGCCGGAAACGGACGTCCGCGAACTCCTGA